gtctttgtactggggatccagcagtgtggcaacccagtagtccgcacacgttaaaatgtgggcaactctgctttcgttgcgcaggcactgcagcatgtagtcgctcatgtgtgccaggctgcccagaggtaaggacaagctgtcctctgtgggaggcgtatcgtcatcgtcctgtgtttccccccagccacgcaccagtgatgggcccgagctgctttgggtgccaccccgctgtgaacatgcttcatcttcatcctcctccacctcctcctcgtcctcctcgtcctccaggagtgggccctgtctggccacatttgtacctggcctctggtgttgcaaaaaacctccctctgagtcacttcgaagagactggcctgaaagtgctaaaaatgacccatcttcctcctgggccacctcctcttccatcatcgccctaagtgttttctcaaggagacatagaagtggtattgtaatgctgataaccgcgtcatcgccactggccatgttggtggagtactcgaaacagcgcaacagggcacacaggtctcgcatggaggcccagtcattggtggtgaagtggtgctgttccgcagtgcgattgacccgtgcgtgctgcagctgaaactatggcctgctgctgctcgcacagtctgtccagcatgtgcaaggtggagttccacctggtgggcacatcgcatatgaggcggtgagcgggaaggccgaagttacgctgtagcgcagacaggcgtgcagcagcagggtgtgaacgtcggaagcgcgaacagacggcccgcactttatgcagcagctctgacatgtcggggtagttgcgaatgaacttctgcaccaccaaattcagcacatgcgccaggcaagggatgtgcgtcaaaccggctagtcccagagctgcaacgagatttcgcccattatcgcacaccaccaggccaggcttgaggctcaccggcagcaaccactcgtcggtctgttgttctataccccgccacaactcctgtgcggtgtggggcctgtcccccaaacatatgagtttcagaacggcctgctgacgtttaccccgggctgtgctgaagttggtggtgaagatgtgtggctgactggattgcagtgtcccagggggtcagtagtgtaGCTTCTGGTACGCTGGGCtttgtagtgcagggcaacccactaacatgggactcactgtcgtcttcaatcaggtcaacactggaacaggcaggtgatgaatgtcgtgacgccagtgccaattgaacggtggcacaccgtgtagtgacaggtggaataattgaggaatcttTAGTCAGTAAGTACAGTTCCAGAATATTCCACACGTTACAATACAGTCATAGCAGTGGTTCAGGCTATTAATCACAGCCGCAAAAGGCTATCttcaagacaggcctcctaggatcagggcTTTCCTCTTACTCTAAATGCAGCAATACACTTCAGGCAACTATTCTCTCTGCAGGGGTACACTTACTTCCTCTCCTGCTTCAGTCCCTGGCTGTNNNNNNNNNNNNNNNNNNNNNNNNNNNNNNNNNNNNNNNNNNNNNNNNNNNNNNNNNNNNNNNNNNNNNNNNNNNNNNNNNNNNNNNNNNNNNNNNNNNNNNNNNNNNNNNNNNNNNNNNNNNNNNNNNNNNNNNNNNNNNNNNNNNNNNNNNNNNNNNNNNNNNNNNNNNNNNNNNNNNNNNNNNNNNNNNNNNNNNNNNNNNNNNNNNNNNNNNNNNNNNNNNNNNNNNNNNNNNNNNNNNNNNNNNNNNNNNNNNNNNNNNNNNNNNNNNNNNNNNNNNNNNNNNNNNNNNNNNNNNNNNNNNNNNNNNNNNNNNNNNNNNNNNNNNNNNNNNNNNNNNNNNNNNNNNNNNNNNNNNNNNNNNNNNNNNNNNNNNNNNNNNNNNNNNNNNNNNNNNNNNNNNNNNNNNNNNNNNNNNNNNNNNNNNNNNNNNNNNNNNNNNNNNNNNNNNNNNNNNNNNNNNNNNNNNNNNNNNNNNNNNNNNNNNNNNNNNNNNNNtctgatgggtttgttttgttttttcagcctaatgatggcttgcttcactgatagtgagagctctttggatctcatcttgagagttgacagcaacagattacaaatgcaaatagcagactggaaatgaactctggaccttttatctgctcattgtaattgggataatgatcgaataacacacacctgtccatggaacagctgagaagccaattgtcccattacttttggtcccttaaaggggttatccgagttatgggaaaaaaaataaaacctaacaaaattaatcaggatatacatatacattagtcaagcttgatttttgggggaaaaaaaagatctttacaccttttctaggttctgttattgctgtgtttacatgcagcattaacaacaatgactcatctctccctcatgaatatttgtgggaggggttgatctgaccttctcctcaccctgctctgcacatacTGACCTTGCATAAACGTCAACATCTTATATCTCACACAGGCAAAagattatgggggagatctgtggatggcactgtttaggggaggggggatctgtggatggcactgtagggggatctgtggatggcactgccatacacagatcccccctaaacagtgccatccacagatctcccccctaaacagtgccatccacagatcccccctaaacagtgccatcatgatgatcatggcactgtttaggggaggggggatcagtggatggcactgtttacgggggatctgtagatggcactgtttatgggggagatctgcggatggcactgtttaggggggatctgtgtatggcagtgccatccacagatcccccccctaaacagtgccatccacagatctccccccctaaacagtgccatccacagatcccccctaaacagtgccatcatgatgatcatggcactgtttaggggaggggggatcagtggatggcactgtttacgggggatctgtagatggcagtgtttatgggggagatctgtggatggcactgtttaggggagggggggatcagtggatggcactgtttacgggggatctgtagatggcactgtttatgggggagatctgcggatggcactgtttaggggggatctgtgtatggcagtgctatccacagatcccccccctaaacagtgccatccacagatcccccctaaacagtgccatcatgatgatcatggcactgtttaggggaggggggatcagtggatggcactgtttacgggggatctgtagatggcagtgtgtatgggggagatctgtggatggcactgtttaggggaggggggatcagtggatggcaatgtttaggggggatctgtagatggcactgtttaggggggatctgtgtatggcagtgccatccacagatccccctacagtgccatccacagatcccccctcccctaaacagtgccatcatgatgatcatggcactgtttaggggaggggggatctgtggatggcactgtttaggggggagatctgtgtggatggcactgtttaggggagggggatctgtggtctgtggatggcactgtagggggatctgtggatggcactgtagggggatctgtggatggcactgtttaggggggagatctgtgtggatggcactgtttaggggaggggggatctgtggatggcactgtagggggatctgtggatggcactgcctgccatccacagaccacagatccccctacagtgccatccacagatccccctccccgacgctcacagcagcagtactAATCATTCACTTCATTTTTCTATGCAGagctattttattattattttgaaatCTATGAGTCTCAGACTCTTACTTTGGCTGAGCTccggtaacaacagcaggcagtgcaggcagcGTTAATTCacttacgtcacgcgcctgctccgcctagtgggaggagcaggcgcgtgacgtcagtgacagtgagtgagcgccgccccccgaacTGCCTGCTCTGCTTTTACTGGAGTACAGAGCCAAGaatgcaagtaaagagctcactacagcgccctgtatattctaacccccaggcaagcgtccctgtcaccatgggaacgcttgggggttagaatataccatcggatttgagttttttatgatctcactgagctcgaaaaactcagatccgatggtatattctaaccaggcaagcgtccccgtcaccatgggaacgcctgggggttagaatattttataccattggatgGATCTTCTGACTGTTACTCTgcttggccagctcggggccACAACCAGTTCGGAGCCCCAAGCTATTGCTGGTTTTGCCTGGCCTGATGATCGCGCATATGCGATCACCTATTAGCCGAAGGGAGGAACTTtgaggtagccgcggcacaagtgaggatcgcgcatgcgcgatcaactcacagccgcacggactgtaatccagagaggtgggggcgtggccaaggctgatgacgttccgtttacatggcttagtcactccgacaagcagagagctccatgtaaacggaacgtcacagctgatgacgtgggcggtcacatgactgtttagtgtagcagagaaacggcacaagataggtactgcaagttatttaggaaaactaatgtataggggaaataaagccatagagagaaattaagttaactcggataacccctttaaacaagtgggaggcacatatgcaaactgttgtccttcctacaccgttcatctgatttggatgtaaataccctcaaaataaagctgacagtctgcagttaaagcacatcttgttcgttccatttcaaatccattgtggtggtgtatagagccaaaaaagtaagaattgtgtcgatgtcccaatatttatggacctggctgtatgtgaCGCAGGCCGCACATGTTACACAGAGATCAAGATCAAGGCACATTCAAACCTGAAGTTGCCACACCTCCAGGCGTGCATGTACAAACAGAataacagaataaagtggtctttaaatatcagtgtgagggtttagccatatattgacaattacatttaccattgtagtgcaccatttgtaaattttcaataggatacTTGTACAACAAAAGGAGAATCCCAAAATCAAAGCAACCCTCCTCTTCAAGAAAAAATTCACATTGACTGGGAGAGAACAGAACACCTACATGGTGCCCTGCTTTGCATATTTTCCGTTGAAGATTTGCTAATTCACAGAAACTTCTTCTGCCATTGAAGATGGCCGCACTCCTTCTCATACTGTCTGTTGCTCATTCTGCATTAGTAGCCCAAGACACTTTATCCAGCCCTGCTCTTGGTTTGGTCAACACTGTTCATGTGAGCACTACTGGCCAATCCAAGGGCaacaggaagtgtcttgggctaccaaatGTGTGGTATGCATCATGCAGTCTGAGAAGCAGGGTGAGAATTGATGGATCTGCAGCTAAAGAGTTGAAAAGGAGGGCACCATGTAAGTGTTCAGTTCATTTCCCAGTTAATGTGAATTTGTTTTGAACCAGAGAGTCACTTTAATAAGAAAATGTGTTTTGCAATTTAGCATGTATAAGAGTAGGTCTAGGTAATGTTCATAAATGACATAGACCCCATAAAATTGCAGTAGGTGGTCACACAAGCTTTAGCTAATCCTAGCAGTGGACCCTTTTAGCCATAATTTAATTGGCACTGGTAAAGATAAGTGAGCATCTGGTGTTCATTTGGTAATAAATGAGTGAAAAGTGTGAAAAGTTTATTAAGCATATGGGTGgcatagagcagtgtttcccaaccagcgtgcctccagctgttgcaaaactacacctcccagcatgcccggacagcctttggctgtgcaggcatgctgggaggtgtagttttgcaacagctggaggcacgctggttgggaaacactggcatagAGCATATGTTAGGGCCATACAGTGAGCATATACTCAGGTGGTGTGTACATGTTAATGCCGAATTTGCTTCCATTTATGATATCTATCCTATACTCTTTGTTGGAGCTTGTGTTGTCTGTTGACATTGggatgtattatactgtatgatcTGGATAGAAACACCTTTTGCTATCTCTACAAGGGATTACATTCTGGGAACTTTGCAGACTAAGACCTCCTGTAAGTAAGTGTGATTTACTTGCTAAATTGTACATTATCCTGTGTTATTACATTTCCGATTTACTTTGTTTCCTGATCACCTTAAATGATTAATACAAAATCATTTGCTTTgggaaaataagaaaagtttGTTTAATTTTCTAGGTGAAGACGGGTTGATCAGCTCCCATGGATACCTCAATTTATCTTCCTACCATGAAGTAGAAGATAACAATACAATAGTCTTTGAAAGCGAAGATTTATCCACCAACACCACTGGTCTCAAGAAAAGTTTGTGTAAACAATCACTCATTGGCAAAACAAGAACTAAACAGAAATGTgggaaacatttaaaaaaaaaatctattctttttttgcataaaagAAATCATCACAAATCATTTTCATGCTCtaaatgtgggaaatcttttacCAGGAAATGCATTCTAGttggacatcagagaactcacacaggagagaagccttattcgtgttcagaatgcgGAAAATCTTTTACCAGAAAATTAATTCTAGTTAGACATCAGAggactcacacaggagaggagccattgtcatgttcagaatgtgggaaatgttttacccgtCAATCAACTTTTATTcagcatcagagaactcacactggggtaaagccatttccatgtcctgaatgtgggaagtgttttagtaataaatcaaatcttgttacacatcagagaactcacacaggggagaagccatttagatgtccagaatgtgggaagtattttggtGATAAAGGAATTCTTATACAACATCTtaaaagtcacacaggggagaagctattttcatgttcagaatgtgggaaatgttttacctaTCAATCAACTTTTATTcagcatcagagaactcacactggggtaaagccatttccatgtcctgaatgtgggaagtgttttagtcagaaatcaactcttgttacacatcagagaactcacacaggggagaagccatttagatgtccagaatgtgggaagtattttggtTATAAAACAGTTCTTAAACGACATcttagaagtcacacaggagaggagccattgtcatgttcagaatgtggcaaatgttttacctgtcaatcaaaattaattctgcatcagagaactcacactggggagaagccatttccatgtcctgaatgtgggaagtgttttagtcagaaatcgcACCTTTAtacacatcagagaactcacactggggagaagccatttccatgtcctgaatgtgggaagtgttttagtaataaatcaagtcttgttacacatcagagaactcacactggggagaagccatttccatgtcctgaatgtgggaagtgttttagtaataaatcaagtcttgttacacatcagagaactcacacaggggagaagccatttagatgtccagaatgtgggaagtattttggtAATAAAGGAATTCTTATACAACATCAaaaaagtcacacaggggagaagccattttcatgttcacagtgtgaaaaatgttttagtcagaaagcAAATTTTGTGCTCCATCTAAGAAATCACTTAGGGGAGAAGCTATTTTCATGcttagaatgtgggaagtgttttagtcagaaatcgaACCTTTAtgcacatcagagaactcacactggggagaagccatttccatgtcctgaatgtgggaagtgttttagacAGAAATCAGCTCTTGTGGGCCATCTAAGAATCCACTCAGGGGAGAAGCTATTTTCATGcttagaatgtgggaagtgttttagtcagaaatcgaACCTTTAtgcacatcagagaactcacattggggagaagccatttccatgtcctgaatgtgggaagtgttttagtcagaaatcagcTCTTGTGGGCCATCTAAGAATCCactcaggggagaagccattttcatgtttagaatgtgggaaatgttttactagtCAGACAAATTGTATTctgcatcagagaactcacactggggagaagccatttccatgtcctgaatgtgggaagtgttttaataataaatcacatcttgttacacatcagagaattcacacaggggagaagccatttagatgtccagaatgtgggaagaGTTTTAGTACAAAATTgtgtcttgttagacatcagaaaactcacacaggtgagaagccattttcatgttcagaatgtgggaaatgttttacccgtCAATCAACTTTTATTcagcatcagagaactcacactggggtaaagccatttccatgtcctgaatgtgggaagtgttttaataataaatcacatcttgttacacatcagagaactcacacaggggagaagccatttagatgtccagaatgtgggaatTATTTTGGTGATAAATCCGTTCTTAGACGACATCTTAgacgtcacacaggggagaatccattttcatgttcagaatgtgggaagagtTTTAGTACAAAATTgtgtcttgttagacatcagagaactcacactggggagaagccatttccatgtcctgaatgtgggaagtgttttagtaataaatcaagtcttgttacacatcagagaactcacactggggagaagccatttccatgtcctgaatgtgggaagtgttttagtaataaatcaagtcttgttacacatcagagaactcacacaggggagaagccatttagaTGTCCAGAATGTGGTAAGTATTTTGGTAATAAAGGAATTCTTATACAACATCAaaaaagtcacacaggggagaagccattttcatgttcaca
The sequence above is a segment of the Bufo bufo chromosome 4, aBufBuf1.1, whole genome shotgun sequence genome. Coding sequences within it:
- the LOC120997454 gene encoding gastrula zinc finger protein XlCGF26.1-like — encoded protein: MWYFSVKSVLIQHLRSHTGEEPLSCSECGKCFTCQSKLILHQRTHTGEKPFPCPECGKCFSQKSHLYTHQRTHTGEKPFPCPECGKCFSNKSSLVTHQRTHTGEKPFPCPECGKCFSNKSSLVTHQRTHTGEKPFRCPECGKYFGNKGILIQHQKSHTGEKPFSCSQCEKCFSQKANFVLHLRNHLGEKLFSCLECGKCFSQKSNLYAHQRTHTGEKPFPCPECGKCFRQKSALKSNLYAHQRTHIGEKPFPCPECGKCFSQKSALVGHLRIHSGEKPFSCLECGKCFTSQTNCILHQRTHTGEKPFPCPECGKCFNNKSHLVTHQRIHTGEKPFRCPECGKSFSTKLCLVRHQKTHTGEKPFSCSECGKCFTRQSTFIQHQRTHTGVKPFPCPECGKCFNNKSHLVTHQRTHTGEKPFRCPECGNYFGDKSVLRRHLRRHTGENPFSCSECGKSFSTKLCLVRHQRTHTGEKPFPCPECGKCFSNKSSLVTHQRTHTGEKPFPCPECGKCFSNKSSLVTHQRTHTGEKPFRCPECVSCEELADHSNSDQECE